One Desulfarculaceae bacterium DNA window includes the following coding sequences:
- a CDS encoding radical SAM protein yields MTKGGAVLLEVCEIFLSLQGESSFMGLPCVFVRLSGCPLSCAWCDTAYAKAPGEMMPLPEIAEKVGQYGVGLVELTGGEPLVQLAAPELMAMLSAEGYTVLLETSGAISIAPVPEAVHLIMDLKCPSSGMHEKMHWPNLDMLREHHQVKFVLADRADYEYAKGLMERYHLPERAQVLLSCVHGAVEPAHVAEWMLADRLEARFQLPLHKQLWPGRDRGV; encoded by the coding sequence ATGACCAAGGGAGGCGCCGTGCTTTTGGAAGTGTGCGAAATATTCCTCAGCCTGCAAGGCGAGTCCAGCTTCATGGGCCTGCCCTGCGTGTTCGTGCGCCTGTCCGGCTGCCCCCTAAGCTGCGCCTGGTGCGATACCGCCTATGCCAAGGCCCCGGGCGAGATGATGCCCCTGCCCGAGATCGCGGAAAAGGTGGGCCAGTACGGCGTGGGTCTGGTGGAGCTCACCGGCGGCGAGCCCCTGGTGCAGCTGGCCGCCCCAGAGCTCATGGCCATGCTCAGCGCCGAGGGCTACACCGTACTCTTGGAAACCAGCGGGGCGATCAGCATCGCCCCGGTGCCCGAAGCGGTGCATCTGATCATGGACCTAAAGTGCCCCTCGTCGGGCATGCACGAAAAAATGCACTGGCCCAACCTGGACATGCTTCGGGAGCACCACCAGGTCAAGTTCGTGCTGGCCGACCGCGCGGACTACGAATACGCCAAGGGGCTCATGGAGCGTTACCACCTCCCCGAGCGGGCCCAGGTGCTGCTCTCCTGCGTGCACGGCGCGGTGGAACCGGCCCATGTGGCCGAGTGGATGCTGGCCGACCGCCTGGAGGCGCGCTTCCAGCTGCCCCTGCACAAGCAGCTGTGGCCGGGCCGCGATCGCGGGGTCTAG
- a CDS encoding Fe-S-containing hydro-lyase → MSELIKLNPPLTDEDVSSLAAGDKVLVSGTIYTGRDAAHKRIVDALAAGQEPPFPLEGAMIFYVGPSPAPPGRVIGAAGPTTSYRMDAYAPTLIKQGLKAMIGKGKRNTEVKKAMMEHKAVYLAAIGGAGALMARCIKEAEVIAYPELGPEAVRRLVVEDMPLFVVNDVHGGDLYEQGRLTYARS, encoded by the coding sequence ATGAGCGAGCTCATCAAGCTGAATCCGCCGCTCACCGACGAGGACGTGAGCTCCCTGGCCGCGGGCGACAAGGTGCTGGTCAGCGGCACCATCTACACCGGCCGCGACGCGGCCCACAAGCGCATCGTGGATGCCCTGGCCGCGGGCCAGGAGCCGCCCTTCCCCCTGGAAGGCGCCATGATCTTCTACGTGGGCCCCTCCCCGGCCCCTCCCGGCCGGGTCATCGGCGCGGCCGGCCCCACCACCAGCTACCGCATGGACGCCTACGCCCCCACCCTGATAAAGCAGGGGCTCAAGGCCATGATCGGCAAGGGCAAGCGCAACACCGAGGTCAAAAAGGCCATGATGGAGCACAAGGCGGTGTATTTGGCCGCCATCGGCGGGGCGGGCGCGCTCATGGCCCGCTGCATCAAGGAGGCCGAGGTCATCGCCTACCCCGAACTGGGCCCCGAGGCGGTGCGCCGCCTGGTGGTTGAAGACATGCCCCTTTTCGTAGTCAACGACGTGCACGGCGGCGACCTGTATGAGCAGGGACGCCTGACTTACGCGCGCTCCTAA
- a CDS encoding fumarate hydratase, with protein sequence MASPRTVEVSAVADAVARLCGEANLYLPEDVRQAFTRAQTDEPSAVGREVLGRLLENADIAAAEKMPICQDCGLAVIFVDVGQDVHLVGGDLTEAVNDGVRRGYEENYLRKSSCHPFTRANTGDNTPAIVHTRIVPGDKVHLWVVPKGGGSENMSKVFLLTPAVGLAGVKKAVMETVEAAGPNPCPPIILGVAVGGTFDTAAMRAKRTLLRELDSVNPDPEAAELEQVLLEDVNTLGIGPAGLGGATTCLKVFVDIAPCHIASLPVAVNIQCHAARHKEAVL encoded by the coding sequence TTGGCAAGTCCACGCACCGTTGAGGTGTCGGCAGTTGCCGACGCCGTGGCCCGCCTTTGCGGCGAGGCCAACCTATACCTACCCGAGGACGTGCGCCAGGCGTTCACCCGGGCCCAGACCGACGAGCCGTCGGCGGTGGGCCGGGAGGTCCTGGGCCGCCTTTTGGAAAACGCGGACATAGCCGCCGCGGAGAAGATGCCCATCTGCCAAGACTGCGGCCTGGCCGTGATCTTCGTGGATGTCGGACAGGACGTTCACCTGGTGGGGGGCGACCTCACCGAAGCGGTGAACGACGGCGTCCGGCGCGGCTATGAGGAAAACTATCTTCGCAAGAGTTCCTGTCACCCCTTCACCCGGGCCAACACCGGCGACAACACCCCGGCCATCGTGCACACCCGCATCGTGCCCGGCGACAAGGTGCACCTGTGGGTGGTGCCCAAGGGCGGGGGCAGCGAGAACATGTCCAAGGTGTTTTTGCTCACCCCGGCGGTGGGCCTGGCCGGCGTAAAGAAAGCGGTCATGGAGACCGTGGAGGCCGCCGGCCCCAACCCCTGCCCCCCCATCATCCTGGGGGTGGCCGTGGGCGGCACCTTCGACACCGCGGCCATGCGCGCCAAGCGCACCCTTTTGCGCGAGCTGGATTCGGTGAACCCCGACCCCGAGGCCGCCGAGCTGGAGCAGGTGCTGCTGGAGGACGTGAACACCCTGGGCATCGGCCCGGCCGGCCTGGGCGGGGCCACCACCTGCCTCAAGGTCTTTGTGGACATCGCGCCCTGTCACATCGCCAGCCTGCCGGTGGCGGTGAACATCCAGTGTCACGCCGCGCGCCACAAGGAGGCCGTGCTATGA
- a CDS encoding TIGR04283 family arsenosugar biosynthesis glycosyltransferase produces the protein MGAAVASARSAPGAEVLVVDGGSRDDTAQRARAAGARVIRAAKGRAAQMNAGAIAAGGEILLFLHADSILPPGWQHEVRRVLGLPGVAAGAFRFRLDHRPAGLRFIELSVAARCRLAGMPYGDQGLFLTRRVFRWAGGFPELPIMEDCEMIRRLRPLGRVALSPAPVITSARRWQRRGAIATTGLNSLVVGAFYLGFPPAFLRRLYDRF, from the coding sequence GTGGGCGCGGCGGTGGCCTCGGCCCGGAGCGCGCCGGGAGCGGAGGTCTTGGTGGTGGACGGGGGCAGCCGCGACGACACGGCCCAGCGGGCCCGCGCGGCCGGGGCGCGGGTGATCCGCGCGGCCAAGGGACGGGCCGCCCAGATGAACGCCGGGGCGATCGCGGCCGGCGGCGAGATACTGTTGTTCCTGCACGCGGACAGCATTCTGCCGCCCGGCTGGCAACACGAGGTGCGCCGCGTCCTGGGCCTGCCCGGAGTGGCGGCCGGGGCCTTTCGCTTTCGCCTGGACCACCGCCCGGCCGGGCTCAGGTTCATCGAGCTGAGCGTGGCCGCCCGCTGCCGCCTGGCGGGCATGCCCTACGGCGACCAGGGCCTGTTCCTCACCCGCCGCGTGTTCCGGTGGGCGGGCGGTTTCCCGGAGCTGCCCATCATGGAAGACTGCGAGATGATCCGCCGCCTGCGGCCCCTGGGCCGGGTGGCGCTTTCCCCGGCCCCGGTCATCACCTCGGCCCGGCGCTGGCAGCGCCGCGGGGCCATCGCCACCACCGGGCTGAACTCGCTGGTGGTGGGAGCCTTTTACCTCGGATTCCCCCCCGCTTTCTTGCGCCGATTATACGATCGATTCTAA